Below is a genomic region from Tepidiforma bonchosmolovskayae.
GTCGAGCACGGCGCCGACGTCGTCGGTGAGGGTGCCGGGCGGGAGTTCGACGGCGCGGGGCTTGGCGAGGTCGCGGACGGCGGCGCGGCGGACGACGATCTCGGCGCCGACCTGGCGGGCGAAGTAGTCGCGGCGCTCGATGAGGGCGCGGGCGACGCCGGAGCCGACGACCCCGAGGCCGATGAGGCCGACGCCGATCTGCCGGCGGGCGCCGTCAGTTGGCATGGTCCTCCGCCCACTTGATGTCGCTGCTGGAAAGGCTGCGCTTGATGGGGATTGCGGCGCGCTTTTCTTTGATGAGCTCGTTGATGCGGAGGTCGGCGAGCTGGGACTTCTGGGTTTCCGAAGGAGTGGCGCTGGGGTCGCGCTTTTCGATGCGGAAGATCCACCAGTCGCCGTTGGCGAGCTGGACGGGGCCGATGATATCGGCGCCGGCGCTCTTGCCTTCGATGGCAGCGCGGACGGCCTCGGGAAGGAGCGCGGGGGGCTCGGGGTCCATGATGCCGTCTTTCTGGCGGGAGTTGAGGTCTTTGGAGGCGGTCTGGGCGACGGTACCCATGTCTTCGCCGGCCTGGATGCGGTTGAGTACGGCTTTGGCCTCGTCTTCGGTGGTGGTGATGATGGTGCGCAGGGTGACCATCTCGGTGGTATCGCCGATATCGGCGAGGATGGCGTCCTTCAGTTTCTTGCGGTAGACCTGCGCTTCGATCCAGCGGCGGTAGTTGGCGTCGCTCATGGTGAGCGACTGGAGGCGCTGGCGATAGAGGGTATCGAAGGTGGTGCCGGCGCCGCCGGCCGGCACGCCGAGCTGGCTGGCGATCTCGTTGGTCACGTCGTCGGGGGTGACGGTGATGCCGCGCTCGCGGGCGATGGCATTGACGATCGCTTCGGTTTCGAGCTGGGTGAGGAGCTGCTGCTCGGCGAGTCCGAGGTTGATGCCGGAGCTGGAGACGGACTGGGCGTAGGGGAAGAGGCGGTCGGCGTAGTACTTGAGTTTGAAGCGCTCATCGCCGACCTGGAGGATGACTTTCTCGGGGACGCGGAAGTTCTGGTCGTACCAGCGCCAGCCGATGAGGGCGAGGACGATGACGAGGAGGAGGGAGGCGCCGCCGAGGATGGCGAGGCGGAGGGTTTCCTCGCTGGTGAGGTAGAACCCTCCGCGGGCGTGGGCCCGGGATTCGCGGGGCCGCGGGCGGGGGAGTGCGGTGGTACGTTCGCGTCGGGCCATGTGGTGCTCCGGTGGCGGCGCTCGCGGTGCGGATTACCCGCGGATGGGGAAGATGCCCGTCTTGCGGATGTGTTCGAGGGTGTAGGGCAGGAGGGCGAGGTGCCGCGCGCGCTTGATGGCAGTCGCAACGAGGCGCTGGTGCTTGAGGCAGGTGCCGGTCTTGCGGCGCGGTTCGATCTTGCCGCGGTCGGAGATGTACATGCGGAGGCGGGCGATGTCCTTGTAGTCGACGCCGTCCATCTTTTCGACGCAGAAGCGGCAGACCTTGCGCCGGCTGCCGTAGCGGGGGCGCTGCTGGCGGGCGGGGCGCTCGCCTTCGGCGGGTGCGGGATTGGCGGTGCGTTCTTCAGAAGTCATAGCGGTTCATCCTTCCCGATGGGTTTGTCTCCGCGGCTGCGGGGACCGGGTGTTCGCGGCTATCCGGCCGCGGGCGGGCTGGCCGCAGCCAGCGGATGGTCATTCGAACGGCAGGTCGTCGACGTCGATGTCCTCGCGGGCGGAGCCGCCGCGGGGGCGGTCGTAGCCGGGTTCGAAGCCGGTGCCGCGGCCGCGGGCGGAGCCGCCGTTGCTCCATTCGTCGCCGGCCTGGTCGCGGGGGCCGCCGAGGAGCTGGATGGACTGGGCGATGACCTCGGTGCGGTAGTGCTTCTGGCCCTGGTCATCTTCCCAGGTGCGGGTCTGGACGCGGCCTTCGACGAAGACCTGCTTGCCCTTGGTGATGTACTGGGAGATGCGCTCGGCGGTATCGCCCCAGACGACGATGTTGAACCATTCGGTCTGGTCTTCCCAGTCGCCGGTCTGCTGGTTCTTGCGGCGGTTGTTCACGGCGAGGCTGAACTGGGCCTGCGGCGTGCCGGAGGCGAGGTAGCGGAGCTCGGCATCGCGGCCGGCATTCCCGATGAGGAGGATTTTGTTCAGTCCCGCCATGGTACGGACCTTTCGCTAGGGCTGGGCGGCTTCGGCCGCGGGCGCGTCGGCTTCGCCGGGAGTTTCGGCGGCCGGCGCGTCATCGGCTGACGCCGCGGCCGGGGCTTCGGCGGAGGCTTCGGCAGCGGGTGCAGGTTCGGCGGCAGGGGCAGGCGCCGGGGCTTCGCTGCGGGTTTCGCGCGGTTCGCGCGGCGGCGGCGGCGCGGGCAGTTCGTCGGCGCGGACGATCAGGTGGCGGTAGACGCGCTCATCGATGCGGAGGGCCGTTTCAATGGCGCTGACGTCGGAGGGCTCGGCTTCGATGCGGCTGACGACGTAGTCGGCATCGATGGCGTGGCGGATGGGGTAGGCCATCCGGCGGCGGCCCCAGTGGTCGATTTTGAGGACGCGGGCGCCGCGCGATTCGACAGTTTGCCGGAGCCGCTCGGCGGAGGCGTCGGGGCCGCCGGCCTCCTGCAGGGCGAGGTCGTAGACGACCGTGAGTTCGTATTCCCTCATGGAACCTCTGCCCGGGCGATGGGATTGTCCTTCGCGGGGAAGAACCGGGCTCCCGGGTCAACGAGTGAGGGTACCACCGCGCCGGGCTAGGCGGTAGCCGCGACCGGTTCGGCGTCGGTAATGCCGGGGACGGGGTAGGCGCGGGCGAACTCGGCGACTTCGGCGCGGACGGCTTCGCGGACGCCTTCGCCGTCGGGGTCCTTGAGGACGCGGATGATCCAGGCGGCGACGCGGCGCATTTCGTCTTCCTTCATGCCACGGCTGGTGAGGGCCGGGGTGCCGAGGCGGAGGCCGCTGGTGACGTAGGCGGAGCGCTGGTCGTAGGGGATGGTGTTGCGGTTGGTGATGATGCCGGCGCCCTGGAGGGCGTTCTGGGCCTTGAGGCCGCTGATGCCGACGGAGTTGCAATCGACGAGGATGAGGTGGTTGTCGGTGCCGCCGGAGACGAGGCGGATGCCTGCGCGCATGAGCTCTTCGGCGAGGACGGCGGCGTTCCGGACGACCTGGGCGGCGTAGGCTTTGAACTCGGGCCGAAGGGCTTCGCCGAAGGCGACGGCCTTGGCGGCGATGGAGTGGAGGTGGGGGCCGCCCTGGGTGCCGGGGAAGACGCCGCGGTCGAGGGCATCGGCGTGCTCGGCCTTGCAGAGCGCGAGGGCGCCGCGGGGGCCGCGAAGGGTCTTGTGGGTGGTGGTGGTCACGATATCGGCGTAGGGAACGGGGCTGGGGTGGACGCCGCCCGCGACAAGCCCGGCGATGTGGGAGATGTCAGACATGAGGATGGCGCCGGCCTCGCGGGCGATTTCGGCGAAGGCGGCGAAGTCGATGGTGCGGGGGTAGGCGGTGGCGCCGGAGACGATGATGCGCGGCCGGTGTTCGAGGGCGAGGCGGCGAACTTCGGCCATGTCGATGGTTTCGGTTTCGCGGTCGACGGTGTAGGGGACGAAGCGGTAGAGGCGGCCGGAGAAGTTGACGGGCGAGCCGTGGGTGAGGTGGCCGCCCTGGGAGAGCTCCATGCCCATGATGGTGTCGCCGGGGTTGGCGAAGGCGAGGTAGGCGGCCATGTTGGCCTCGGCGCCGGAGGTAGGCTGGACGTTGGCGTGCTCGGCGCCGAAGAGCTGCTTTGCGCGGTCGATGGCGAGCTGTTCGAGGCGGTCGCTGTGCTGATTGCCGGCGTAGTAGCGCTTGCCGGGGTAGCCTTCGGCGTACTTGTTGGTAAAGACGGAGCCGGTGGCCTCGAGGACGGCGGCGGAGGCGTAGTTCTCGCTCGCGATCATTTCGAGGGATTCGATTTGGCGGGTGCGCTCGTCGTCGATGATGGCGGCAACTTCGGGATCGGCGCGGTGGAGGATGGACATGGCGGCTCCCGGGTGGTGCGGTGGTGCTGGGTGTCGTAGAGCAAGGGTAGCAGGGTGAGCGGGGAGCGGGGAGCAGGGTGCGGGGAGCGGGGAGCAGGGAGCAGGGAGCAGGGAGCAGGGAGCAGGGAGCGGGGAGCGGGGAGCAGGGAGCGGGGAGCAGGGAGCGGGGAGCAGGGAGCGGGGAGCAGGGAGCGGGGAGCAGGGAGCGGGGAGTTAGCGGGCCCGGCGGAAGACGAAGAGGGCGTGGCCCTGCTCGCCGCGTTCGTAGGCCTGGACGAGGTAGGCGACAGCATCGAGCTGGCGGAGGTAGGTGCGGGTGCCGTAGCGCTCTTCGAAGTAGGGGCGGCGGCGGACGAGCTCGGCTTCGGCGACGCGCCAGGTGTGGGCGGCCTCGGCGCTCAGGGGGCGGTGGGCGGCGAGCTGCCAGCCGGCCCGCTCCCAGTCTTCAATGAAGGCATCGAGGCCGCCGCGGGAATCGGAGGGGGCTTCGCAGCAGAGGCAGAGGGTGGCGCCGGGCGCGGCGACGCGGTTGAACTCGTGGTAGGCGATTTCGGTGTCGAGCGCCCAGATGCTGTCGAAGGCGGCGTCGCGGAAGGGCAGGCGGCGGTTATCGGCGGCGACCCAGCGGACGGCGCTGCCGCCGGGGAGGTCGCGGCCGGCGGCGAGGAAATCGGGGTTGATGTCGGTTGCGATGGCGATGCAGCCGGTCTGTTCGGCGGCAAGGCGGGCGGTTGCGCCGACGAAGGCGCCGGCATCGAGCATCCGCCTGCCGGGGCCGAGGCCGGAGCGCTGGAGGAGCCAGCGGGTGGTTTCGATGCCGCCGACGTGGTTGTGCTCGCCGAGGAGGTCGATCCACCAGGCGGCGTAGTCGTCGGCGAGGCGCTGGAGGGCCGGATGGGCGGCGGGCACGGTTCGAGGATACCGAAGGCCGGTGGTGGAGGGGAGGGAAGGCCGGGGGTGGTGTAGGCTAGGAGGCATGGCTGAGCAGTACGCAGCGCGTGATACGCGGACGGGGCTGGAGGTCGCGGTGACGGGGGAGTTCCCGGCGCACCCGGACGACCGGATCCGGATTGCGCGGACGACGACGCTGTTCACGCGGCTGATGTCGACGATCCTTTCGACGCCGAACGAGACGGAGCGGCGGGAGCGGTTCATCGCGATTGAGACGCAGCTGGAGCTGGCGGATGCGCTCATCCGGCAGGACATGGAGGAGGTGCAGCGGCTGATGCGGCAGACGCTGGAACGGATGGGGATTACGCCGGAGCAGATGGACGAGATGGCGCGGAAGATCCTGGAGCAGCTGCGGGAGCGGGGCGACTTCGATTTTCCGCCGGGGCTCGATTCGTAACCGGGGTCACGAGGCTGGCGCGGCGGGGTCGTCCCAGCCGGGCGGCGCATCGGGGCTCCAGGCGATGCCGAGGAGCGAATCGCCGCGGGTGCGGTCGACGGGACGGAAGAGCTCCCATTCCTCGGGCGCGGCCTCGATTTCGATGATGGGCCAGCCGATGGGCGCGCCGGTGCCGCGGCAGACAAAGGTTTCGGCGTCGAACTCCCTGGTGCCGTAGGCAGCGGCGATGGCGGCGCCGACGGCCTGCTGCCACGGCGTGGGGGTCATGCCGCGCCGGGGGACGACGGTGGGATTGGCGGACATGGTGCGGAAGCTGGCCGGGTGGGCCATGCGGCCGGCCGAGAGGTAGCGCGGGGCTGCCGGCAGGGGCCGGGCGGAGAGGACGTCGTGCTCGAGGCGGCGGAAGAGGCCCTGGCGGCGGAAGGCGGGGTCGACGCAGCAGAGGCCGGCGAGCCGGACCGGCTGGGCCGGGAGGCGGGGGAGGTCGATGACGCGGGGCTCGCCGAGGGCGAAGCCCGCGGGCCGGCCTTCGGGGTCGCGGGCGATGGCGGCGAAGGCGAGGACGTGGAGCGATTTTTCGAGGTAGGCGGCGTTCGCCTCGCGGTAGTTCTGGCGGAAGAGGGCAAGGATGGCGTCGCGGTCGAGCGGGCCGAGGTCGGCGGTAGGGATGACGGCGATCCGGAGGTCGGCCGGGAGGGTCATTGCGGCGGGAGCGTAGTGCGGCCGGGGTGCGCCCGCAAGGGCCGGGCGGGCGGTAGGATGCAGGGCGGAGGTGATGCGCATGTCTGTCCACTACGAGACTGACGGGCCGATTGTGGTCGTGACGATTGACCGGCCGGAGGTGCGGAATGCGGTCGACCGGGCGACGGCGGCGGAGCTCGCCGCGGCGTTCCGGCGGTTCGAGGCGGATGATGCGCTGGCGGTCGCGATCCTGACCGGGGCGGGCGGCACGTTCTGCGCGGGAGCAGACCTGAAGGCGGTGGCGTCGGGCGGCGGGAACGTGGTACGGGAGGAGGGCGACGGGCCGATGGGACCGACGCGGATGCGCCTTTCGAAGCCGGTGATTGCAGCGGTGGAGGGGCACGCGGTGGCCGGGGGGCTGGAGCTGGCGCTCTGGTGCGACCTGCGGGTGGCGGCCCGGGACGCGGTTTTCGGGGTGTACTGCAGGCGGTGGGGCGTGCCGCTCATCGACGGGGGAACGGTGCGGCTGCCGCGGCTCATCGGCGAGAGCCATGCGATGGACCTGATCCTGACGGGGCGGGGCGTGAGCGGGGAGGAGGCGCGGATGATGGGACTCGCGAACCGGCTGGTGGAGCCGGGGCAGGCGCTGGAGGCGGCGAAGGAGCTGGCGCGCCAGCTGGCGGCGTTCCCGCAGCGGTGCCTGCGGAGCGACCGCCAATCGGCGCGGGAGCAGTGGGACCTGGCGTTCGAGGAGGCGATGCGGAATGAGACTCGGCTGGGGATGGCCGTGATCGCCTCGGGCGAGACGCAGGAGGGTGCCGCCCGGTTCGCGGGGGGCGCCGGGCGGCACGGTTCGTTCGCGGAGTTCGGCGGGAGCGGCTGAGGCGGCGGGTCAGCCGTTCTTGACGAGCTCGAAGTCGGCGTTGATGCGGACTTCATCGCCGACGAGCCAGCCGCCGGCTTCGAGCGGCGCGTTCCAGGTGAGGCCGAAGTCCTTGCGGTTGATTTTGCCGGTGACGCTGAGGGCGACCACGGTTTTGCCGAAGGGGTTCTTTGCGGGGCCGTGGACTTCGGCGTCAAAGGTCACCGGGCGGGTGGTGCCACGAATGGTGAGGTCGCCGGTGATGCGGAACGTGCCGGCGCCGGTGCGCTCGATGTTCGTGGTTGTGAACGTGATGGTCGGATGGTTCGCGACGTCGAAGAAGTCGGCGGAGCGGAGGTGGTTGTCCCGGTCGGGCTGGCGGGTATCGATGCTGGCGGCATCGATGCGGAAGGCGGCCCGGGAGCGGGCGAGGTCGGTCTCGTCGATATCGAGGTCGGCTTCGAACCGGGAGAAGGTGCCGCGCACGGTGGTGATGACCATGTGCTTGACGGCGAACTCGATGGAGGAGTGGGCGGGGTCGATGACCCAGGTGCTGGTTGCGGGAGAAGCGGACATGGGATGCACCTCGTTCCGTGGGATGTCGTTGCGATCGCAACTTCGAGCCTACAGCAACTTCTGCTTAGCCGGCAACCTTTCGTAAGGACGCGCGGGAGCGGCGGCGGGTCGGGCAGAATGTGGGCGATGGGCAGCTGGCCGTGGGGACGGATGGCGGACGAGTGCGACGTGCACCTGGTGCCGATCGTGAGCGCGGAGGGGTGCGTGTACTGCCGGCGGTTCCTGGCGGATGCGCCGCCGGGGTCGGCGATGACGGAAGGGGCGCGGCTGGAGGAGCTGGAGCAATGGCTGGCGGCGCGGCTTTCGGTGCCGGCGGAGCTGCTCTACCGGCGGATTGAGGAGCTGGTGGGGCGGCGGATCAGCCTGTCGGAGCTGGAGGACCCGGACCTGCTGCTGCAGCGGGCGCGAGGGCCGCGGCGGGCCTGGGACTGGGACGACTGGTAGACACGGTCCGGCCCGGCTCCGCCGCGGGGAGGAGACGCCGCGGGGGCCGGGCCGGGAGGGGGAGGGGGCGCCGTGCGGGCGGCTACTTCTGGGCCTGGATGCGCTGCTCGCTGATCCAGGCGCCGTGGAAGCCGTAGGGGACGCGCTGGGGAAGCGGCACGCGGGCGACGGGCGGGGCCTCCATGTCCTGGGCATTGATAACGACGAATTCGGAGCCGCCGGTGTTGTGGTCGTAGACGTAGGTCACGACGAAGCCGTCGTCCTCGGCGGTCGCGCCGGGGCGCGGGACGAAGACGCCTTCGCCGCCGTAGCGGCCCTTGCCGTGATAGTGGACCCAGTGGCGGCCGGTGTGGAGGTCGTATTTGATGATGGCGTCGGACTCGGGCATGCCGTTGCCGGCTTCGAAGCGGGCGGTGTAGCCGTAGCGGGCGGGGTAGGCGATAAGGGAGTCGTTGACGCGGGGGAAGTCGGAGGTCTGGTCGTCGAGGGCTTCCTCCTTGAGGGCGCCGGTGCGGAGGTTAAAGCGCCAGCGGTAGAGGACCTGATTGCCGTCTTCGCGGACGAGGCGGCGGTCTTCGGGGGTTGGGGCGATGGAGGAGTCGAGGGCGCCGAGGTCGACGTCCTTCATGCGGCAGGCGTCGAGGACGACTTCGTCGCCCTGTTCGAAGGCGTTGAGGGTGTGGAAGACGTAGCAGGGCGGGGCTTCGAACCAGCGGACCTGGTCGCCGGTGGCGTGGCGGGGGAGGATGCCGAAGCGGGCGGGGAGGTCTTTGTTGAAGTAGAGAGGCGACTCGCCGCGCATGGCGCGCTGCATATCGAAGACGAGGGGGAGGTCCATGAAGATGGAGTAGTGCTCGGTGACGGCGAAGTCGTGCATCATGACGCCGCGGGGGAGGTCGATGGGCGTGGTGAGGACGATTTCGCCTTCGGGGCTGACGACGGAGTACTGGAGGTAGGGGACTTTGGCGCCCTGCCTGGCGAGGTCGAAGCCCATCATGTTGTAGCCGAAGAAGAGCATCTCGCCGGTGCGCTCGTCGACCTTGGGGTGGGCGGTGAAGGCGTGGAGCAGGCGGCCGTTGTAGTTGTAGGTGCCGAGGGTTTCGAGGCCGGGAAGCTTGATGTGGTGGGGGTCGCCGGCTTCCCAGAGGGCGAAGAGGCGGCCATCGTGCCAGACGAGGGCGGTGTTGCCGGTGTTGCCGCGGGAGGGGCCGTTGGGGTTATCGAACTCGGGCTCGCCGAGGCCGCTGCCCCAGAGCGCGCGGCCGGCGGCCTTTTCGCGCTTGTAGGCTTCGGTCTGGACGTAACGGTTGCGGTAGGAGACGCGGCCGTCCTTGATGCGGACGCCGTGGAGCATGCCGTCGCCACCGAACCAGTGGTAGTTCTTGATGACATCGAACTGGGGGTTGGGGCCGTTGCGGACGAACATGCCTTCGAGGCCCTCGGGGAGTTCGCCGATCACTGGGAGGTCTTCGGCGGTGACCTCTTCGCGGACGGGCGCGAAGTTGCCTTCGAGGAAGGGGCTGGTGACGCGTTCTTCGGCCATGACCATGGGGTGAGCACCTCGCTGCCGGGCGGAATCCTATTCAAATGTTTGAACAGGTTGGTGGGAGTATACGCGATGGTGTCAAGGGGGAGGGTGAGGAAGCGGGAAGGGGAGGCGGCCCGTAGAATCGGCGGCAGACTGTACTTCGAAGGGGGAGCTCTGCGGCATGGGACTGGAAGGACGGGTTGCGCTCGTGACCGGCGGGGGCCGGGGGATTGGGCGGGCGATTTCGCTGGCGCTTGCGGCGGACGGCGCGGCGGTAGCGGTGAACTACCGGCGGGACGAAGAGGCCGCCCGGGAGACGGTGGCGGAGATCGAGCGGATGGGCGGCCGGGCGAAGATGTACATGGCCTCGGTGGATGATTTCGAGCAGGACCGGGCGATGGTGGAGCAGGTCATCGCCGATTTCGGGTACATCGACATCCTCGTGAACAACGCGGGGATTGCGAGCCGGGGGCTGAGCGTGGCGGACACGGACCCGGCGGAGCTGGAGCGGGTGGTGCGAACGCATGCGTTCGGGCCGCACTACCTTTCGAAGCTGGTGCTGCCGAGCATGCGGACGCGGCCGCGGGGCGACATCATCATGATTTCGAGCGTGGCGGCGCGGATGCTGAGCGCGAACGGCGGGCCGTACAACATGGGGAAGGCGGCGATGGAGGCGCTGGCGATGACGCTCTACAAGGAGGAGCGCCGGCACAACATCCGGGTGAACATCGTGGCGCCGGGCCTGACGGAGACGGAGATGGGGAGCCGGCTGGCGCGGGCGACGCAGGGGGTGCAGAGCCTGCGGGAGATCGACCAGCGGTCGCCGTTCGGGCGGGTGTGCCAGCCGGAGGATGTGGCGAAAGTGGTGCGCTTCCTGGTGAGCGATGACGCGTTCTACCTGACCGGGCAGCGGATCGAGGTGGACGGCGGGGGCACGGCGGCGCTGCCGAACCTGTTCTGAGGTGCCGCCGGATGACGGGCGTGCCGGAGAAGGTGCTGGCGACGATGCAGGAGGTGGGGCGGGACCTCTACCAGCTGGGGCTGGTTTCGAGCCACGGCGGGAACCTGAGCATCCGCGAAGGAGCCGGGATGTGGATCACCGGGACGGGCACGATGCTGGGGCGGCTGCGGGAGCGACACATCGCGCACGTCCGGCCGGACGGGACGTACGTGGGCCCGCCGCCGTCGAGCGACACGGTGCTGCATTCGACGATTTACGCGATGACGGGCGCGGGGGCGGTTGCGCATGCCCACCCGCGGCACGCCATCGCGCTGAGCTTCGGGACGGACCGGTTCGTGCCGATCGACTTCGAGGGGCAGCACTTTTTGAAGGCGGTGCCGGTGGTGGAGCAGGGGCCGAACCAGGCGGCGCAGATTGCTGCGGCGCTCCAGGAGGCGGTGGCGGTGCTGCTGCGCGGGCACGGGGCGTACGCCCGCGGCGCGAACCTCTGGGAGACGCTGCACTGGCTGA
It encodes:
- a CDS encoding peptidylprolyl isomerase; the protein is MARRERTTALPRPRPRESRAHARGGFYLTSEETLRLAILGGASLLLVIVLALIGWRWYDQNFRVPEKVILQVGDERFKLKYYADRLFPYAQSVSSSGINLGLAEQQLLTQLETEAIVNAIARERGITVTPDDVTNEIASQLGVPAGGAGTTFDTLYRQRLQSLTMSDANYRRWIEAQVYRKKLKDAILADIGDTTEMVTLRTIITTTEDEAKAVLNRIQAGEDMGTVAQTASKDLNSRQKDGIMDPEPPALLPEAVRAAIEGKSAGADIIGPVQLANGDWWIFRIEKRDPSATPSETQKSQLADLRINELIKEKRAAIPIKRSLSSSDIKWAEDHAN
- the rpsR gene encoding 30S ribosomal protein S18, translating into MTSEERTANPAPAEGERPARQQRPRYGSRRKVCRFCVEKMDGVDYKDIARLRMYISDRGKIEPRRKTGTCLKHQRLVATAIKRARHLALLPYTLEHIRKTGIFPIRG
- a CDS encoding single-stranded DNA-binding protein, yielding MAGLNKILLIGNAGRDAELRYLASGTPQAQFSLAVNNRRKNQQTGDWEDQTEWFNIVVWGDTAERISQYITKGKQVFVEGRVQTRTWEDDQGQKHYRTEVIAQSIQLLGGPRDQAGDEWSNGGSARGRGTGFEPGYDRPRGGSAREDIDVDDLPFE
- the rpsF gene encoding 30S ribosomal protein S6 codes for the protein MREYELTVVYDLALQEAGGPDASAERLRQTVESRGARVLKIDHWGRRRMAYPIRHAIDADYVVSRIEAEPSDVSAIETALRIDERVYRHLIVRADELPAPPPPREPRETRSEAPAPAPAAEPAPAAEASAEAPAAASADDAPAAETPGEADAPAAEAAQP
- a CDS encoding serine hydroxymethyltransferase, with protein sequence MSILHRADPEVAAIIDDERTRQIESLEMIASENYASAAVLEATGSVFTNKYAEGYPGKRYYAGNQHSDRLEQLAIDRAKQLFGAEHANVQPTSGAEANMAAYLAFANPGDTIMGMELSQGGHLTHGSPVNFSGRLYRFVPYTVDRETETIDMAEVRRLALEHRPRIIVSGATAYPRTIDFAAFAEIAREAGAILMSDISHIAGLVAGGVHPSPVPYADIVTTTTHKTLRGPRGALALCKAEHADALDRGVFPGTQGGPHLHSIAAKAVAFGEALRPEFKAYAAQVVRNAAVLAEELMRAGIRLVSGGTDNHLILVDCNSVGISGLKAQNALQGAGIITNRNTIPYDQRSAYVTSGLRLGTPALTSRGMKEDEMRRVAAWIIRVLKDPDGEGVREAVRAEVAEFARAYPVPGITDAEPVAATA
- a CDS encoding class I SAM-dependent methyltransferase — encoded protein: MPAAHPALQRLADDYAAWWIDLLGEHNHVGGIETTRWLLQRSGLGPGRRMLDAGAFVGATARLAAEQTGCIAIATDINPDFLAAGRDLPGGSAVRWVAADNRRLPFRDAAFDSIWALDTEIAYHEFNRVAAPGATLCLCCEAPSDSRGGLDAFIEDWERAGWQLAAHRPLSAEAAHTWRVAEAELVRRRPYFEERYGTRTYLRQLDAVAYLVQAYERGEQGHALFVFRRAR
- a CDS encoding PIN domain-containing protein, yielding MAEQYAARDTRTGLEVAVTGEFPAHPDDRIRIARTTTLFTRLMSTILSTPNETERRERFIAIETQLELADALIRQDMEEVQRLMRQTLERMGITPEQMDEMARKILEQLRERGDFDFPPGLDS
- a CDS encoding crotonase/enoyl-CoA hydratase family protein, producing the protein MSVHYETDGPIVVVTIDRPEVRNAVDRATAAELAAAFRRFEADDALAVAILTGAGGTFCAGADLKAVASGGGNVVREEGDGPMGPTRMRLSKPVIAAVEGHAVAGGLELALWCDLRVAARDAVFGVYCRRWGVPLIDGGTVRLPRLIGESHAMDLILTGRGVSGEEARMMGLANRLVEPGQALEAAKELARQLAAFPQRCLRSDRQSAREQWDLAFEEAMRNETRLGMAVIASGETQEGAARFAGGAGRHGSFAEFGGSG
- a CDS encoding YceI family protein, encoding MSASPATSTWVIDPAHSSIEFAVKHMVITTVRGTFSRFEADLDIDETDLARSRAAFRIDAASIDTRQPDRDNHLRSADFFDVANHPTITFTTTNIERTGAGTFRITGDLTIRGTTRPVTFDAEVHGPAKNPFGKTVVALSVTGKINRKDFGLTWNAPLEAGGWLVGDEVRINADFELVKNG
- a CDS encoding carotenoid oxygenase family protein: MAEERVTSPFLEGNFAPVREEVTAEDLPVIGELPEGLEGMFVRNGPNPQFDVIKNYHWFGGDGMLHGVRIKDGRVSYRNRYVQTEAYKREKAAGRALWGSGLGEPEFDNPNGPSRGNTGNTALVWHDGRLFALWEAGDPHHIKLPGLETLGTYNYNGRLLHAFTAHPKVDERTGEMLFFGYNMMGFDLARQGAKVPYLQYSVVSPEGEIVLTTPIDLPRGVMMHDFAVTEHYSIFMDLPLVFDMQRAMRGESPLYFNKDLPARFGILPRHATGDQVRWFEAPPCYVFHTLNAFEQGDEVVLDACRMKDVDLGALDSSIAPTPEDRRLVREDGNQVLYRWRFNLRTGALKEEALDDQTSDFPRVNDSLIAYPARYGYTARFEAGNGMPESDAIIKYDLHTGRHWVHYHGKGRYGGEGVFVPRPGATAEDDGFVVTYVYDHNTGGSEFVVINAQDMEAPPVARVPLPQRVPYGFHGAWISEQRIQAQK
- a CDS encoding SDR family NAD(P)-dependent oxidoreductase, producing the protein MGLEGRVALVTGGGRGIGRAISLALAADGAAVAVNYRRDEEAARETVAEIERMGGRAKMYMASVDDFEQDRAMVEQVIADFGYIDILVNNAGIASRGLSVADTDPAELERVVRTHAFGPHYLSKLVLPSMRTRPRGDIIMISSVAARMLSANGGPYNMGKAAMEALAMTLYKEERRHNIRVNIVAPGLTETEMGSRLARATQGVQSLREIDQRSPFGRVCQPEDVAKVVRFLVSDDAFYLTGQRIEVDGGGTAALPNLF
- a CDS encoding class II aldolase/adducin family protein, coding for MTGVPEKVLATMQEVGRDLYQLGLVSSHGGNLSIREGAGMWITGTGTMLGRLRERHIAHVRPDGTYVGPPPSSDTVLHSTIYAMTGAGAVAHAHPRHAIALSFGTDRFVPIDFEGQHFLKAVPVVEQGPNQAAQIAAALQEAVAVLLRGHGAYARGANLWETLHWLTALEESAQVAILAGLAGQRPGPAG